In Penaeus vannamei isolate JL-2024 chromosome 4, ASM4276789v1, whole genome shotgun sequence, a single window of DNA contains:
- the LOC113801911 gene encoding serine/arginine repetitive matrix protein 1: MRPPDHRKRREKTISLDQTNLEPPDRSKTTQTKYSPLPDHKEPHTTTRPSKRERKDPVSDQSQPPDRSETTQTKYSPLPDHTDPPTTTRPSKKEKIDPVSDQKQPPDRSETTQVKYSPLPDHKDPHTTTRPSKRERKDPLSRSDQSQPPDRNHTDPPTTTRPLKRERKDPVSDQSQPPDRSKTTQTKYSPLPDHKDPPTTTRPSKNEKIDPVSDQKQPHTLPPPVRTPKQ, encoded by the exons ATGAGACCACCAGACCatcgaaaaaggagagaaaagaccaTCTCTCTAGATCAGACCAATCTCGAACCACCAGACCGAAGTAAGACCACACAAACCAAGTACTCTCCCTTACCAGACCACAAGGAACCACATACGACCACCAGACCatcgaaaagggagaggaaagacccCGTATCAGACCAATCTCAACCACCAGACCGAAGTGAGACCACACAAACCAAGTACTCTCCCTTACCAGACCATACTGACCCACCTACGACCACCAGACCatcgaaaaaggagaaaatagaccCCGTATCAGACCAGAAGCAACCACCAGACCGAAGTGAGACCACACAAGTCAAGTACTCTCCCTTACCAGACCACAAGGACCCACATACGACCACCAGACCatcgaaaagggagagaaaagacccACTCTCTAGATCAGACCAATCTCAACCACCAGACCGAA ACCATACTGACCCACCTACGACCACCAGACCcttgaaaagggagagaaaagacccCGTATCAGACCAATCTCAACCACCAGACCGAAGTAAGACCACACAAACAAAGTACTCTCCCTTACCAGACCACAAGGACCCACCTACGACCACCAGACCATCGAAAAACGAGAAAATAGACCCCGTATCAGACCAGAAGCAACCACACACACTGCCACCACCAGTCCGGACCCCAAAGCagtaa